The nucleotide sequence CTGGAGCGTTGAGATTTTCATCGGGGCCACGATCAGTATGAACGCGATAGAAACCACCAATCACATATCGATCGATCATGTAAACCACTGGCTCTGCAACAGCCTCATTGACTTTCTCAAAGGTGTAAACCCCTTCCTGAATCAATACATCACTAACCTCAAGACCTTCTTTGACAACACTCATTTTGTTGCGGTCTTTGCGGTTCAGGCCTTTAAGCTGGGCTGGATCATTCACCACCATCACGCCCATGCCATAGGTGCCAGCATCCGCCTTCACAACAACATAAGGCTTATCTTTAATGCCATATTCACGATATTTCTTAGCAGTCTTTTTTAGCACTTGCTCTACAGCCGTCTGAAGTTCATCTTCACCCTTGCGCTCATGGAAATTGATATTTGAGCAACTTGTGAAATACGGATTAATCATCCACGGATCAATATCAACAACTTTTGCAAACTTCTTAGCAACTTCTTCATACGCAGCAAAGTGATTGGACTTACGACGCACATGCCAACCAGCATGCAAGCCTGGCAATAAATACTGTTCGTAGATATTCTCTAAAATTGGAGGAATGCCCGCAGACAAATCATTGTTTAGCAAAATAGAACAAGGATCAAAGTCTTTCAAGCCCAAGCGTTGTTTCTTCAAACCCAAGCGCGACAGAGGCTCCATAAGGAGTCGATTACCATCTGGCAATTCAATCCAAGTTGGCTTCTTAATCTCTTCAGAAAAAGTTCCTAGGCGAACATTCAATCCTGCTTGACGCAAGATTGAGGACAAGCGAGCAATGTTTTGGAGATAGAAGGTATTACGAGTATGACGCTCTGGTATCAATAGTAAATTTTTGGCTTCTGGACAAATCTTCTCGATAGCAGCCATCGCAGCTTGCACTGCCAAAGGCAACATTTGCGGAGAGAGATTATTAAATCCACCAGGAAACAGATTGGTGTCGACTGGGGCCAGCTTGAAACCGGAATTTCGTAAATCAACCGAGCAATAGAATGGCGGCGTGTGCTCTTGCCACTCAAGCCTGAACCAGCGCTCAATAGTTGGGGTTGCTTCAAGCACCTTTGACTCAAGTTCGAGCAAGGGGCCACTTAGGGCGGTAATGAGATGTGGAACCATTCCACCATTGTAAGATTTTTAAAAGAAAGACGCGGGATCCTAGGATCCCGCGCTTAAAATACCGAACAGCCCTTAAAAGCCATCCGGTGAGGGGTAAAGCAGATTAAGACTCGTAGGCAGACTCGCCATGAGAGGTGATATCCAAGCCTTCGCGCTCTTCTTCTTCCTTCACACGTAAACCGATCACGATATCGATCAATTTGAATGCAATGTAAGAAACTACGCCAGACCAGATCACAGTGGTAATTACACCCTGCGCCTGAATCCACAATTGGCTAGCAATAGAGTAATCAGGAGCAACAGCGTTCGCTACGTAATCCCACACACCTGAACCACCCAACGCAGGGTCAGCGAATACGCCGGTCAATAAAGCACCAGTAATACCGCCTACGCCGTGAACACCAAATACGTCCAAGCTGTCATCAGAGCCAAGGATTTTCTTGAGACCAGTAACACCCCAAAGACAAACTACGCCAGCGATCAAGCCAATGATGATTGAGCCCATTGGGCCAGCAAAACCAGCTGCAGGAGTAATTGCAACTAGACCCGCTACGCAACCAGATGCAGCGCCCAGCATAGAAGGCTTGCCTTTAAGAACCCACTCAGCAACAGACCAACCCAACACTGCAGCAGCAGTTGCCAAGTAGGTGTTTACGAATGCCAATGCAGCGCTTCCGTTTGCTTCGAGTGCAGAACCTGCATTGAAACCAAACCAGCCAAACCACAAGAGTGCAGCACCAGTCATTACATAAACTAAGTTATGTGGCTTCATTGCTTCTTTACCGTAACCAATACGCTTGCCGATTACAAATGAACCTACCAAACCAGCGATCGCGGCATTGATGTGCACAACGGTGCCGCCAGCAAAGTCGAGAACACCTTTCTGCCACAGCCAACCAGCACGAGCAGTAATAGCTTCGAGCGATGCAGCATCTTTGATGTCATCTGGACCAGGCCAGAACCAAACCATATGAGCGATAGGCAAGTAGCTGAATGTGAACCAAATAACCATGAACACTAGGATTGCAGAAAACTTAGCACGCTCAGCAAAAGAGCCAATGATCAAGCAGCAAGTAATCGTTGCAAACACTGCCTGGAAAGCCATGAATACATATTCAGGAATCACAACACCCTTACTAAAGGTTGCCGCAACTGAATCTGGATTCATGCCACCCAAGAACAGACGATCAAGCCCACCCAAGAATGCCCCGCCTTCCGTGAATGCAAAGCTATAACCGTATATAGACCAGAGCACTGTAATCAAAGAGAAGACCATGAAGCATTGCATGCAAATGGAAAGAATATTTTTGCTACGAGTTAAGCCACCGTAAAACAAAGCTAAGCCTGGAAGTGTCATCAATAACACTAATGCAGTGGAAACCATCATCCATGCTGTATCAGCTTTATTGCACTTTTCAGAGCAAAGTACAGGCGCAGGTTCTGCAGCTGCTGGTGTTGCGGCAGGAGCAGTAACTGCTGGCTTTTTAACTTCATCAGCGTGCGCTGGCGAAGTCACCATTACGCCAGTAGCGCCAATAGCCAAGGCCATCGCGCCACCAGCAACAAGTCGTTTCATCCAAGTTAACATTTTGAACCTCTCTTTAAAGTGCTGACGCGCCGGTTTCACCGGTACGAATACGAATGACGTGCTCAACTGGGGAGACAAAAATCTTGCCATCGCCAATCTTGCCAGTACGCGCAGATTTTTCAATCGCTTCAATCGCACGCTCCAAGATGCCATCTTCAACAGCAGCTTCAATTTTTACCTTAGGTAAAAAATCAACAACATATTCAGCACCGCGATACAACTCGGTGTGACCCTTTTGACGACCAAAGCCTTTAACTTCAGTGACGGTGATGCCCGAAACTCCAACTTCTGAGAGAGCTTCGCGCACTTCGTCAAGCTTGAAGGGCTTGATGATTGCGGTAATTAATTTCATATTTTTCTCCGTTCAGAGGTGGAAATTAGAAAGTCTTAGTTAAAGAAATTAAGCCTGTGGATTTACCCAAGTTCTTGCCTTGTGGGCTGAGGTAGGTATAGGATCCTCCATAGGTAGCAGCGTTTGTACCGACATATGCAAGGGCAGCCGATAAACCTCCTCCAAAATCTTTAGTAATTCCTAACTTCCAATCAGTATAAGAATACAAAGTGCTATTGCTAACGTTTGGTGTAGAGGATGCAGCAGGCTGATTTCCAGCAACATACTGATATCCAACATGTCCATTTAATGACAGACCCCATACGCCAGTGTCGTAATTTAAAGTTAAGTCTGGATAATATGAGCCAGTAGAATTAACGTTTCCAAATAAAGTGCTAACAGCATAAGATACTTTTGCAAATCCAGTCACAGGACCAAAAGTAAAGTTTTGTGCCGCATAAATTTCAGTGGTGTTTGGATTTGCCATCACATTGCTTGTGGGATAACCCGAGGTTGGATAAAAGTACTGCAAAACACCAACATCTGTTGCAAAACCTTCACCAATTAACTCTTTCTTGTAACCAGCATAGAAGTCCATCTCAATGGGCGCAGAAATTGACTTTGTAGTGTACCCAGAGTTGACGCCGCCTGTTGATGTTGAATCACTGATCCAGCTAATCGAGCTGTTCCAGTTTCCGATGTAGAAACCACTCTCATGAGCGTAATCAAAACCTCCTTGAATCGCTGGCTTAAAGTTTGATTGGCTGATACCACGATAGCGGTAGTCATTAACAATCGTTACGTTTGCAGCGATTGGGCTACCAGCATCTTCTGGATCGGTTGGTGTGTCAGCAGCAAACGCAGCCGAACACGCCAAACCTGATAGCAATGCAACTGCTGCTGCAGAAATTGCTCTCTTATGTAAAGTTTTCATGTATTACTCCTTACTGTTTGTAATCAAAAAAGGGATTAATGCTTATTGCATGGGGTGATGATGAAGGGCAGGCCTCTATTGAATTTCCAGCCATTCCCCTTATTAATGCCATTGCACTCTTTTAGTGCTTTTTATTGCACCGATAATGTGCATTTCTTCAATTTTTAGGCTTTTTTGGCGTTTTTCCCCATTTTTGGTGCCTCAAATTAAAATATGAATGTGTATCTTTTACGCAACTACTAATCTCACTAAAGAACCCATCATGCAAAAACCTGGCGAAATCCTCGAGCAAATTCAACGCATCGCTAACGACATGCAAAACAAAGTAGGGGAAGCAATTCGCAATTCTCCGGCTCAAGAAATTGAAAAAAATGTTCGAGCCATGATGAATCAAGGTTTCCAAAAAATGGATTTGGTTACTCGTGAAGAATTTGAATTGCAAACAAAGGTTCTTGCCAAGACCAGAGAAAAACTAGAGGCACTAGAGGCAAAGGTTGCCGCTCTAGAGCAAATAAAGTAATTGCTCGATTGATTTAATTACCTAGTGTTTTTAGTCAGGATAAAACTCGTTAAAGAAGTTTGCGTATTCTTCTTTTGCTAAAAGTGTCTTTGCGTCACTGGTATTTGCATTGGAGTGCAATACCGATACTTGATATAGCAGCACATTCTTATTGTCATCTGCTCTTGTAATCCACCGAACTCGCATTACTTGCTGAGCTTTGCTGGTTTGATTAAAGACAATATAATAGTCAGTTGTTGCAATACGCTGATGTTGGCTGTTTTGGAAATAGGCTGGCTCACTAATTACAGATCCTCCAGAGGCTTTCGCTCTATCCAATAAATTACTTTGTAACTGTTTCGTGATTTTTTGTACTAAATCGGTATTCACTTGTTTCGCAGGAATATCAATTGAACTGATGGAGTAAATATCATCATCTATCTTGACGGCTTCGAGAGTCTGACGAAACTCTTGATCGCCAATTGGAATCTGACGCTCTAACTTGTCTGGCTTACCTGGAAATAAGGCTGTATATCGTTGCTCAGGCGATTGCATTGTTCGCCAGTTGAGCTTTGGACTGCAAGCAACTAACAGTAGAAAAAGGGTTGCAAGTAGGTAAGACCGAACAAGACCCTTAAACAACACCCGCTCCATGTGCCTGCTGATCAGCGTGATAGCTAGAGCGCACCATAGCGCCCACTGCCGCATGAGAAAAGCCCATTTCATAAGCCTTTTCTTCAAACATTTTGAATACATCTGGATGCACATAGCGTGTCACGGGCAAGTGATGACCCGAAGGCGCAAGATATTGACCAATAGTCAACATATCAATATTGTGCTCGCGCATATCACGCATGACTTCCAATATTTCTTCATCAGTTTCACCAAGTCCAACCATTAATCCACTCTTAGTTGGAATATGTGGAAAGCGCTCTTTGAACTCTTTCAATAGCTTTAAAGAATTTAAATAATCTGCGCCTGGACGAGCCTGCTTATACAAACGCGGAACTGTTTCTAAATTGTGATTCATGACGTCTGGCAAACCTTTGGGGGCATGCTCAGCAAAAATATCCAATGCCTTATCTAAACGCCCACGAAAATCTGGCACCAAAACCTCTATGCGAGTAGTTGGCGATAGTTCACGAGACTGCGTGATGCAATCTACGTAATGCATAGCACCGCCATCGCGTAAGTCATCGCGATCCACACTAGTAATGACTACATAGTTCAGCTTTAAGGCTGCAATAGTGCGAGCCAAATTCGCTGGCTCTTTTTGATCGAGGGGATCAGGTCTACCATGACCTACGTCACAAAACGGACAACGTCTTGTGCACTTGTCGCCCATGATCATGAATGTCGCGGTACCTTTACCAAAGCACTCGCCGATATTTGGGCAGCTTGCCTCTTCACAAACTGTTACTAATTCGTTTTCACGCAAAATCTTTTTGATTTCAGCAAAACGAGAATTTCCGGAGGCGGCCTTCACCCGAATCCAGTCGGGCTTTTTTAATACTTCTTCAAGAGGAACAATTTTGATCGGAATACGAGCAGTCTTCTCACTCGATTTTTGTTTACGAGTGGCATCGTATTGAAGATCTTGACGTTCTTCAACTGTCTGCTTGGTATCGGATTTATTTATTGTCATCTGGTGTTATCTAACTCATTCAAGCTTAGTTGCTTTTGTAAATACTTCAAAAGCACTTGGCTAATAGTGTCTATATTGTCCTTGATCCCGAGAGTTTGCATATCAACCGTCTTTAAGCCCTCATAACCACAGGGGTGGATACGCCCAAATGCCTCTAAGTCGGTGGACACATTTAACGCCAACCCGTGATACGAGCAGCTTCTAGAGACTTTGAGCCCCAAAGCAGCAACCTTAGCTCCCACCCACTCACCCGATACTCCATCCTGCTCTGACACATAAATTCCTGGGGCGCCCTGCTTACGCTCAGCTTGCACGCCAAAATCTGACAGGGTGTCAATCACCGCTTGCTCAATGCGAAATACTAGTTCTTTAACAAAAATTCCTAAGCGCTTCAGATCAAGCAATAAATAAACGACAAGCTGACCTGGACCATGATAAGTAATCTCACCACCCCGATCGACCTGAACCATCGGAATTTGATTGCTGGGAGTATGCAAATTACTAGCGTCTCCGGCCAAACCCAAAGTAAATACCGGAGGATGCTCTAAGACCCAGATCTCATCTGGAGTATTAGCATCGCGTTCCTTAGTAAACGTCTGCATTGCTTCATACGTTTTAGCGTAATCCGCTACACCAAGATGTTTAACTAAAGCCTTCATCGAGTGGTTTTAAAGAACAATGCTTACCAATGGATGAGTAGACAAAGTGCGATAAAGCTCATCTAATTGCTCGCGACTAGTTGCCGTGATAGGCAATGTAATACCTAAATAATTTCCATCTTTTGAAGGTCGCTGCTCTACCTTGCCTTCATCAAAAGTGGGATCAAACTGTTTTGCAATGTGCACAATGGCAGGCAAATATTCAGGAATATTTTTTCCCATAACCTTGATGGGAAACAGCGACGGATATTCAATTAGCGATTTTTCTTCAGCCATAGCGATGTTCTTTTTTCTTGTTCTGTTCTTTGGGTTTTATTGTTTTCGGTGATCTGGCATTCCCAGCCAAGCACCAGTAATGATGTTGCGAATGCAATGTAATCTACGATGGAAAAAATGATCGGCTCCAGGAACCACTTGAACTGTTAATTCTTGGGGGCGCGCCCAATCAAGCACATCAATCAATGGAATCGTTTCATCCAGTTCACCATGAATCAAAATTGTGTCTGCAGGTACTTGTGCCAAAGTCCATTTGCCCGCAGCACTTCCCACCATGACTAATCTCTCAGCAGGTCGACCCAGCTCTGCCAAGCGCTGAACCAAATGACTGCCTACAAAGCTGCCAAATGAAAACCCAGAAACTACCAGCGGTAAAGTGTTCGCCGAATTAACCCAAGGGTGACTAGCAGTTGCCTCAAACTGAGACCAACTAGATGGGGTTTGCATCCACTCAGTGACATGCAATAAATCTTCTAACTCGCCAACGCCGTCATCATGCACCCCAGCCGTACCGCCAACGCCACGAAAATTCGGCCGTACACTTACATAACCCAATTGGTTGAATGAACGAGCCATTGTTTGTGCAACCTTGTTATCCATGGTTCCGCCCATCAATGGATGAGGGTGGGCCACCAATGCTAGGCCACGCACTGCAAAGTTAGGATCGTTTTTCAGCTCATCCGGAAGATCAATCGACATTTCGATTGGGCCAACAATTCCATCAATCTGAATTAATTTAGTACGGCTATTCATACAAAATACTTTCAACAATAAAAGCGGCTATATCTATCTAAGCAAGCTGTAAGCGGGCTACAGGAAAGCCTTTAATTAAGTGAGATTGAATAATCTCTTCTACATCCTCTTGATCAATCAAGGTGTACCAGATGCCCTCTGGATACACAACCATTACCGGACCATCAGCGCAACGATCTAGGCAGCCTGCTTTATTGACCCGAATTTTTCCAGGGCCCGCAAGACCTAATTCTCTAACTCTGTTCTTCGCATACTCAAATAGAGCAAATGCGTTATGACGATCGCAACAATCATCACCATTGCTGCGCTGATTTAAACAAAAGAATAAATGATGAGAAAAAGTCATAGATAAATAATTTCAGTATTGAGAGTGTGGTTGAGGACGAAATGCGTTGCGAATCATCCAAACAAAAGCCATGGGCAACCATATCACCGAAACCCACTGCATCAACTCATTAAAGTGCAATAGCCGTCCTTGATTCCAATGTCTTAAAGTCAAAATGAAATAAGGATTATCAGGCATTATGTTAATGACGACAGTGATGCCAATCAAACAACTTATTGCCAAAAACCATTTGGTTCGCTGAGGCAAGCCCAAGGCCCAACGTAAGGCGATGGTTGCTAAAAACATGCCCCAAAAAGCACCCGTAGTCAGCCAAATAAAGCTGAACTCAACGCCAAATTGCAGCGCTGTAAAGAAAGTTTTCAGAACAACCGTAAAGCAGAGCAAGCCATTTAAGATTTGCCACTGCGGCGCTTTGGCACGCATCCCCAAAGAAAGAAGCAAGGCCACACCAAGCCAACAAAAACCAGTAATGAACATCTCTTGAGCAATTTGATTGACCACAAGAGTTCCCCAATCAATTGAACCAAAAATGACATGTCCCCAAACGCCCACTCCCAGCCATGAACTTTGTGGATAAATTTGTGACCAAGGAAAAAGCAAAAAGAGCGCACAGACTGCCCAATTCAAACCAAACCACTGATCAAACCTTCGTCGTATTGCGCTACCAGATAACCACTGGGGACCTAAAGGAATCGCCAGCAAGGCGCCCAATAGACCTCCAAATACATTTGCCCACCAATCCATCAGACTAGGGATGCGCGTTGGTAACCATGACTGCAAAGTTTCTACACTCAATGCCAGTGCTGCACTCAAACTAATAGCTATACCTAATGCCACAAAATTTTGCCAACGGGGATATGCAGCGAAAACCAATAAAAATCCAAAGGGGATATACGCCAGAATGTTTACCGAAACATCGAAAAGGGTAATAAATCGTGGCAAAGGGGCATCAATCCATGTATATGCGCCAATACCGTTATGAAAATTAAAATCAAACGGGTTTAAGCTCATATATACAATCAACAAGGCATAAACAAGACTCATTGCGCGCGCAAGTGGCATGGCCTGCAATGGCCACAACAACTGACGGGGGCGGTGATCTTTTGAATGCATTCCACAATTCTAGGTCAGACCTTTCTACAATGGCGAAATGACTGCTAATTGCATCCTCGAACGCGTTGCCGAGACCAAGTCCACCAATGATGATCTTTTGGAGCGTTGGCGTACGGGTCAGTTAATTGACCCCGTAGCCAGAATTGCCCATAGACAGACTGCTGGAAAAGGAAGGGCTGGGCGGGCTTGGCTATCGAACCCAGATGACTCCATCTGCTTTTCTATGGCCTACCCCTTCAAGAGAAGCCCCGCACAATTAGCAGGCCTTAGCCTATTGGTAGGCTTAGCGGTAATTGAAGGCATCGCAAAAGCTTGCGGTCTGGATAAGTCTCTACTTTTGCAAGCCGGTCTTCGTCTGAAGTGGCCAAATGATCTGCTGTTAAACAATGCCAAGCTTGGGGGAATTTTGATCGAGGGCGGACAAGCAAAACCCGCTGACCCTAGTTGGATGATTATTGGCATTGGCCTCAATTTACGCAACGCGAGCTCAATAGAAAAAAATCTTCATGAGGTCGGCACAAAAGTCAGCGCTATTGAAGATTTACTGCCAAAGGATTCGGCGCTACCAGACGCGGAGTATCTTTGGTTAAGTTTGCTTGACTCCTTAGAGCAACACTTGCAGAATTTCGATGCCCAAGGATTTACCCCATATCAGCAAGCATGGAGCGAATGGGATGCCTATGCAAATCAAGCTGTCTGCCTTTCGGGAGCTGGTAAAGAGCCTATCTATGGTCTAGCAAAAGGCATTGGTGCAGATGGCGCGCTTCTGCTTGAAAAAGATGAAAAAGTGATTTCAATTTATGCAGGCGATGTTTCTTTAAGAGTGCAGTCATGAGCCTATATTTAATTTTTGATGTTGGTAATACGCGTCTCAAATGGGCTGCCGTGGAGTCCACAAAACAACCATCTGATCAACAAAAAAAATTATGGGATTACTCTGGCTCCATTAATACTCAATCACTGCAGTCTGCCGAACATCGTGCAGAGTTAGCTGATTACATCTCTAAAACATTACCTAAGCCTGATGTCATTGCTTTTAGTTGCGTTGCTGGTAAAGAAGTAATAAATCAACTTCAGTCACTATTTCCACAATGGCAAGATATTCAGTGGAAACAACTTGGTGGCGATAGCACCTTTGATGGAATACGTACCCTTTATCAAGATCCAAGTAAATTAGGGTCTGATCGCTGGAGCGCTATTATTGGCGCCCGTTCCTTATCCAAAACAAATGCGCTCATCATCAATGCAGGCACTGCAACGACTATCGACCTACTAGGCTCAAATGGTGTGCACTACGGCGGCTGGATTCTGCCAGGTCTCAGTTTGATGCACCAAAGCCTAGAAGCTAACACGGCGCAACTACCACTTGCAGTTCGCGATGCATCTGAGCAAGGATTTGGAACATCTACAAACGAAGCCATTATTGGTGGGTGTGATGCAGCACAAATTGGTGCTATTCAATACGCACTAGATCTGGCTAAACAAATGAATCTGCCAGTAGAAAAAATTTGGTTCGATGGGGGAAACGCAAAAACGCTGATGAATCAAATTCGGCAAGCGAATATACTAAGCACCCAGAAGATTGAAGTCAGCGAAGGTCTAGTTTTGCGTGGTGTTTGGGCCTGGCTGTTAAAAAATCTCTAAAAGACAAACAAAGTAGGCAACATCCTAGGAACGTATTTTTCCAAGCAAACTAGTAGTTGAGCGTTCATATAAAAATGGGATGGCAACAGCCTTGCCTCCCCACGTTTTTACCAGCTTAGTCTCCGCTAAGGTATCGATTTCATAATCCCCGCCCTTGACATAAATATCTGGATGAATTTGCTCAATTAAATTGACTGGGGTTTGTTCAGAAAATACGACCACCAAGTCAACGCTCTCCAATGCTGCCAGCAATGCTTGGCGATCAGCTTCTACATTGATTGGCCTATCATCGCCTTTGCCTAACATCTTGACCGAAGAATCTGAGTTAACACCTACCACCATGCTAGCTCCCAGTGCTCGTGCTTGGGCGAGATAACTGGCATGCCCGCGATGCAAAATATCAAAGACGCCATTGGTAAAAACAAGGGGTCTTGGTAATTTTGAAATACGCTCCTGAAGTTGCGCTGGGGTGCAGACTTTAGACTCAAAAGAGGGCGAAGGATATGTACTCATACTGCAATATTAATAGCTTTGAGTCCCCTCCTGCGATATTCATCAGAATGTCTTAGACTTGGTAGGCATAACTAGAAGAAAAGAGACTTTATGAACCCTAGAGTAAATAGCCGCCTGACCGCTTGGCTCTTCATATTTTTTATTGGCTTTCCCTTATTTAACAGTGCACAAGCAGCCTCCAGCTGCAGCCCCTTGTTATCCCATACCTTCCCTCGTCTACAAGATGAGGCTCTTCAAAATCTCTGCCAATACCAAGGCAAGGTTATTTTGGTAGTTAATACCGCCAGCTTTTGTGGATTTACAAGTCAATATGAGGGTCTGGA is from Polynucleobacter sp. MWH-UH23A and encodes:
- the rfaE2 gene encoding D-glycero-beta-D-manno-heptose 1-phosphate adenylyltransferase, with translation MSTYPSPSFESKVCTPAQLQERISKLPRPLVFTNGVFDILHRGHASYLAQARALGASMVVGVNSDSSVKMLGKGDDRPINVEADRQALLAALESVDLVVVFSEQTPVNLIEQIHPDIYVKGGDYEIDTLAETKLVKTWGGKAVAIPFLYERSTTSLLGKIRS